From one Halosimplex rubrum genomic stretch:
- a CDS encoding DUF5813 family protein has product MTDDIPAEARDAFESHDAFAAADGGYRLTTTVFDTEVTASERDDYATDFRVRVEVPTLRSAAEDGEVGEAVQSGWLDTLERRLEDAPMATRASVDLDEFDVTTADGTVAVTYEFAFGDAARAVAIAKTFVEYVEGTYVEGVVPGYDYGEPVTDLLSAAATGEDGERGGTPL; this is encoded by the coding sequence ATGACCGACGACATCCCGGCCGAGGCCCGCGACGCCTTCGAGAGTCACGACGCGTTCGCAGCCGCCGACGGCGGCTATCGACTGACGACGACCGTCTTCGACACCGAGGTGACGGCGAGCGAACGCGACGACTACGCGACGGATTTCCGAGTGCGGGTCGAGGTACCGACGCTCCGCAGTGCGGCCGAAGACGGCGAGGTCGGCGAGGCGGTCCAGTCGGGGTGGCTCGACACGCTGGAACGCCGGCTCGAAGACGCACCGATGGCCACGCGGGCGTCGGTCGACCTCGACGAGTTCGACGTGACGACCGCCGACGGCACCGTCGCCGTCACCTACGAGTTCGCCTTCGGCGACGCCGCCCGGGCGGTCGCCATCGCGAAGACGTTCGTCGAGTACGTCGAGGGGACCTACGTGGAGGGCGTCGTCCCGGGCTACGACTACGGCGAGCCGGTGACCGACCTGCTGTCGGCCGCGGCGACGGGCGAGGACGGCGAACGGGGCGGCACGCCGCTGTAG
- a CDS encoding CheR family methyltransferase — translation MRQERGPEFDELLSYIERELDFESGFYNDAYLDRRINARMRRTDADDYRTYQRQLEADEGEREDLLDSLSINVTGFFRNPEAWESLRSVLRDLTAEQRRVSVWSAPCADGREPYSIAMLALDDDEIDARRVDILGTDINRDILRTARAGRYETSQTTDIAAELEPLDASEPYVDREGDVFTVTDRVSDLVEFERHDLIRGPEKRDFDLVCCRNLLIYIDADYKVPIFETITGSLTDAGYLMIGMTETLPAEFRDRYDPVEKKHRIYRRA, via the coding sequence ATGAGACAGGAGCGCGGTCCCGAGTTCGACGAGCTGCTGAGCTACATCGAGCGCGAACTGGACTTCGAGTCGGGCTTCTACAACGACGCCTACCTCGACCGGCGGATCAACGCCCGGATGCGCCGCACGGACGCCGACGACTACCGAACCTACCAGCGGCAACTCGAAGCCGACGAGGGCGAGCGCGAGGACCTGCTCGACTCGCTGTCGATCAACGTCACCGGCTTCTTCCGCAACCCCGAGGCCTGGGAGTCGCTGCGGAGCGTCCTGCGCGACCTCACCGCCGAGCAGCGCCGGGTCTCCGTCTGGAGCGCCCCCTGCGCGGACGGCCGGGAGCCGTACTCGATCGCCATGCTCGCGCTCGACGACGACGAGATCGACGCCCGACGGGTCGATATCCTCGGCACCGACATCAACCGCGACATCCTCCGGACCGCCCGCGCCGGTCGCTACGAGACCTCCCAGACGACCGATATCGCGGCGGAGCTCGAACCCCTGGACGCCTCCGAACCCTACGTCGACCGCGAGGGCGACGTGTTCACCGTCACCGATCGCGTGTCGGACCTCGTGGAGTTCGAACGCCACGACCTCATCCGCGGCCCCGAGAAGCGCGACTTCGACCTCGTGTGCTGTCGGAACCTGCTCATCTACATCGACGCCGACTACAAGGTCCCCATCTTCGAGACGATCACCGGGTCGCTGACCGACGCGGGCTATCTGATGATCGGCATGACCGAGACGCTGCCCGCGGAGTTCCGCGACCGCTACGACCCGGTCGAGAAGAAACACCGGATCTACAGACGCGCCTGA
- a CDS encoding ABC transporter permease yields the protein MCATVTDTPTDRSRREESTLRERIAANPRPALQWSAVALLLLVLEFGALAAGLLLVADVLVVAVTGLVEVVLGAFSDGAAEAVLGVQSSASGFLDGLRSTAHSVPTLLSRDVFPNQGYQTGPSSAWEGTFLGLQPAVVWAVRATLVYVYAAVLAYWLFRGWGVFREHYRQADWTPRDDVVDRLRDHRWGQFGIVVVLVFLTMALFAPALGPTTVDRNIESPYSHELQYYDAESGSVETTYVGDANFNSKSKGQGDQNVGVMSYDDYGRFHPFGTLTNGRDLFTFAVMGARISMSIAALSIVLASFLAVVASMTSAYYKGLIDLVTILVADGITSIPGLLLLLMVGMAFQGHWLAAILHGGFLYALAFGVIMFPGLWRAVRGPALQVSEEEWIDAAKSFGQRPRTTMRKHMLPYVLPYLLIYASMSIGGVIITLSALSFLGNGLGIDPPNPAWGRAISMGRNYVSTQSWHIAFIPGMLIVVLVTGLNAFGDGLRDAIDPESEGGGEEEAAAGGAAG from the coding sequence ATGTGTGCAACTGTCACCGACACGCCGACCGACCGGAGCCGCCGCGAGGAGTCGACGCTGCGCGAACGGATCGCGGCCAACCCGCGGCCGGCCCTGCAGTGGTCGGCGGTCGCCCTCCTCTTGCTCGTCCTTGAGTTCGGCGCCCTGGCCGCCGGCCTGTTGCTGGTCGCGGACGTGCTGGTCGTCGCGGTGACCGGGCTCGTCGAGGTCGTCCTCGGCGCGTTCTCGGACGGCGCCGCGGAGGCGGTACTCGGGGTCCAGTCGTCGGCCAGCGGGTTCCTCGACGGGCTCCGCAGCACGGCCCACAGCGTCCCGACGCTGCTCTCGCGGGACGTGTTCCCCAATCAGGGGTACCAGACCGGCCCGTCGAGCGCCTGGGAGGGGACCTTCCTCGGGCTCCAGCCGGCGGTCGTGTGGGCGGTCCGCGCGACGCTGGTGTACGTCTACGCGGCGGTGCTGGCCTACTGGCTGTTCCGCGGCTGGGGCGTCTTCCGCGAGCACTACCGCCAGGCCGACTGGACGCCCCGCGACGACGTGGTCGACCGCCTGCGTGACCACCGCTGGGGGCAGTTCGGGATCGTCGTCGTGCTCGTCTTCCTGACGATGGCGCTGTTCGCCCCGGCGCTCGGTCCGACGACCGTCGACCGGAACATCGAATCGCCCTACAGCCACGAGCTGCAGTACTACGACGCCGAGAGCGGGAGCGTCGAGACGACCTACGTCGGCGACGCCAACTTCAACTCCAAATCGAAGGGACAGGGCGACCAGAACGTCGGCGTCATGAGCTACGACGACTACGGCCGGTTCCACCCGTTCGGGACGCTGACCAACGGCCGGGACCTGTTCACCTTCGCCGTCATGGGCGCACGTATCTCGATGAGCATCGCCGCGCTGTCGATCGTCCTCGCGAGCTTCCTGGCGGTCGTCGCCTCCATGACCTCGGCGTACTACAAGGGGCTGATCGACCTGGTGACGATCCTCGTCGCCGACGGGATCACGTCCATACCGGGACTGCTCCTGTTGCTGATGGTCGGGATGGCGTTCCAAGGCCACTGGTTGGCGGCCATCCTACACGGCGGATTCCTCTACGCGCTGGCGTTCGGGGTCATCATGTTCCCGGGGCTGTGGCGAGCCGTCCGGGGCCCGGCGCTGCAGGTCTCCGAGGAGGAGTGGATCGACGCCGCCAAGAGCTTCGGCCAGCGCCCGCGGACGACGATGCGCAAGCACATGCTCCCGTACGTCCTCCCGTACCTGCTCATCTACGCGTCGATGTCGATCGGCGGCGTCATCATCACGCTGTCGGCCCTCTCGTTCCTCGGGAACGGCCTGGGCATCGACCCGCCCAACCCCGCCTGGGGCCGGGCCATCTCGATGGGTCGCAACTACGTCTCGACCCAGTCGTGGCACATCGCGTTCATCCCCGGGATGCTCATCGTCGTGCTGGTGACCGGACTCAACGCGTTCGGCGACGGCCTGCGCGACGCCATCGACCCCGAGAGCGAGGGCGGCGGTGAAGAGGAGGCGGCCGCAGGGGGTGCCGCCGGATGA
- a CDS encoding CheF family chemotaxis protein: MSDERALADTQGRFVQVVKSGRKVNDLEWLSGRVLLSNKRLVLASNEGKRQIALAKVSTVKNRKNANQAMTAVSGYFSVQTGSDVFLVAPADIDAFEEHLYTALLDGEVVLVKHPAVEGGVVRDIEWEKGRINIESDVVGLGVASGQFVEVELEDVGAVDAREGTVRGDERRVLEVEHTDEEGTSVQTYISGTSRHVSILESLVRQGELQNATDADLDQTEMEVLMALYSGVSPFEIPEFVGMDVEAVEAIFDRLVEEGILREKRVRRDVRLKARGRNIASDVIGDQ; encoded by the coding sequence GTGAGCGACGAACGCGCGCTGGCGGACACCCAGGGCCGGTTCGTCCAGGTCGTCAAGAGCGGCCGGAAGGTCAACGACCTGGAGTGGCTGAGCGGACGCGTCCTCCTGTCGAACAAGCGGCTCGTCCTCGCCAGCAACGAGGGCAAACGACAGATCGCGCTGGCGAAGGTCAGCACCGTCAAGAACCGCAAGAACGCCAACCAGGCGATGACGGCCGTCTCGGGCTACTTCTCGGTCCAGACCGGGTCCGACGTGTTCCTGGTCGCGCCCGCCGACATCGACGCGTTCGAGGAACACCTCTACACCGCCCTGCTGGACGGCGAGGTCGTCCTCGTCAAACACCCCGCGGTCGAGGGCGGCGTCGTCCGGGACATCGAGTGGGAGAAAGGGCGGATCAACATCGAATCCGACGTGGTCGGGCTGGGCGTCGCCAGCGGTCAGTTCGTCGAGGTCGAGCTGGAGGACGTGGGCGCCGTCGACGCCAGAGAGGGGACCGTCCGCGGCGACGAGCGCCGCGTCCTCGAAGTCGAACACACCGACGAGGAGGGGACCAGCGTCCAGACGTACATCTCGGGGACGAGCCGGCACGTCTCCATCCTCGAATCGCTCGTCCGGCAGGGCGAGCTCCAGAACGCGACCGACGCCGACCTCGACCAGACGGAGATGGAGGTCCTGATGGCACTGTACTCGGGCGTCTCGCCGTTCGAAATCCCCGAGTTCGTCGGCATGGACGTCGAGGCGGTCGAGGCCATCTTCGACCGCCTCGTCGAGGAGGGCATCCTCCGCGAGAAGCGCGTCCGCCGCGACGTGCGCCTCAAAGCCCGCGGGCGCAACATCGCCAGCGACGTGATCGGCGACCAGTAG
- a CDS encoding HEAT repeat domain-containing protein, with protein sequence MSLYQLERDGDVQELIGVMRRSDKAELRARAAELLGNFEDHDDRADVVNALVSVASDDDSAAVTAAAVDSLDQLGGDAIEQLIAEMAGVDMGEGADWMKAQAFAKALDAAVPELRMAAANGLGAVEEADAVPKLAERFDDPDPRVRARAARACGQIADSRATDGLEGLLSDDSATVRREAAEALGSIGNRQALSALLPLYQDGDERVRRVAVGAFGNFPNAQPVEYLVASLTDDSPTVRRTAVYSLVELLANVPTGQSHEIRETVVEQLSETDDRNVVVPLVEILEESQQAAQQRNTAWLLGRVTEDEERDRVVDALVDALSADDQMAGQFAATSLAELGGEAVEDRLLDLVDDIGAPDEARAQAVFTLGKVGGERARQRIDSLLDETESEEIRKRAFSAISKLGGRG encoded by the coding sequence ATGTCACTCTACCAGCTCGAACGCGACGGCGACGTGCAGGAGCTCATCGGCGTGATGCGCCGCAGCGACAAGGCGGAGCTGCGCGCCCGCGCCGCGGAACTGCTCGGCAACTTCGAGGACCACGACGACCGCGCGGACGTGGTCAACGCCCTGGTGAGCGTCGCGAGCGACGACGACAGCGCCGCGGTGACCGCCGCCGCGGTCGACTCGCTCGACCAGCTGGGCGGCGACGCCATCGAGCAGCTCATCGCCGAGATGGCCGGCGTCGACATGGGCGAGGGGGCCGACTGGATGAAGGCCCAGGCGTTCGCGAAGGCGCTCGACGCCGCCGTGCCGGAACTGCGGATGGCCGCCGCCAACGGCCTCGGTGCCGTCGAGGAGGCCGACGCGGTCCCGAAACTCGCCGAGCGCTTCGACGACCCCGACCCGCGCGTTCGCGCCCGCGCCGCCCGCGCCTGCGGCCAGATCGCCGACTCGCGGGCGACCGACGGGCTGGAGGGACTGCTGAGCGACGACAGCGCCACCGTCCGCCGGGAGGCCGCCGAAGCGCTGGGGTCGATCGGCAACCGTCAGGCCCTCTCCGCGCTGTTGCCGCTCTACCAGGACGGCGACGAGCGAGTGCGACGGGTGGCCGTCGGCGCGTTTGGCAACTTCCCGAACGCCCAGCCCGTCGAGTACCTCGTCGCCTCGCTGACCGACGACTCCCCGACGGTGCGCCGGACGGCCGTCTACTCGCTGGTCGAGCTGCTGGCGAACGTCCCCACGGGCCAGAGCCACGAGATCCGCGAGACCGTCGTCGAGCAGCTGAGCGAGACCGACGACCGCAACGTCGTCGTCCCGCTCGTCGAGATCCTCGAAGAGAGCCAGCAGGCCGCCCAGCAGCGAAACACCGCGTGGCTGCTGGGCCGGGTCACGGAGGACGAGGAGCGCGACCGCGTCGTCGACGCCCTGGTCGACGCGCTGTCGGCCGACGATCAGATGGCGGGTCAGTTCGCGGCCACCAGCCTCGCCGAACTCGGCGGCGAGGCCGTCGAGGACCGACTGCTCGACCTCGTCGACGACATCGGCGCCCCCGACGAGGCGCGCGCCCAGGCCGTGTTCACGCTCGGCAAGGTCGGCGGCGAGCGCGCCCGCCAGCGCATCGACAGTCTCCTCGACGAGACCGAGTCCGAAGAGATCCGCAAACGGGCCTTCTCGGCCATCTCGAAGCTCGGTGGTCGGGGATGA
- the cheB gene encoding chemotaxis-specific protein-glutamate methyltransferase CheB yields MAVGSSPRAVVADDSHFMRSVISDILEEGGIDVVAAAKNGREAVDAVAETDPDVVTMDVEMPEMNGIEATDRIMSTRPTPILMLSAHTDENADVTFQALEKGAVDFFRKPGGEVSMEMSRMQDQLVDIVASVAAVDPTDSSDVASARTAGSGVDAAGVGTDGTTGTETTGPDAGAATTEYVDDPTVVIGSSTGGPTVVEQVLSDLPLAADLRVLVIQHMPSGFTGRFAERLDARSEYSVREAADGDRIGGGEALIAAGDYHMEVTGYRRGRLRVGLTQDPPVNNVRPAVDVTMETAAERVTDPLAGVILTGMGEDGAVGIRAIHEAGGYTVAQDEATSAVFGMPKRAIETGCVDGVAPVNDVAAAILDAFEVT; encoded by the coding sequence ATGGCAGTAGGCTCGTCGCCGCGAGCGGTCGTCGCCGACGATTCGCACTTCATGCGGAGCGTCATCTCCGACATCCTGGAGGAGGGCGGCATCGACGTGGTCGCCGCGGCCAAGAACGGCCGGGAGGCCGTCGACGCGGTCGCCGAGACCGACCCCGACGTGGTGACCATGGACGTCGAGATGCCGGAGATGAACGGCATCGAGGCGACCGACCGGATCATGTCGACCCGGCCGACCCCGATCCTGATGCTCAGCGCCCACACCGACGAGAACGCGGACGTGACGTTCCAGGCCCTCGAGAAGGGCGCCGTCGACTTCTTCCGCAAACCCGGCGGCGAGGTGTCGATGGAGATGTCCCGGATGCAGGACCAGCTCGTCGACATCGTCGCCTCCGTCGCGGCGGTCGACCCGACCGACTCCTCGGACGTGGCCTCGGCCCGGACCGCCGGGTCGGGTGTCGACGCCGCCGGCGTCGGGACCGACGGGACGACCGGGACGGAGACGACCGGACCCGACGCGGGGGCCGCGACGACGGAGTACGTCGACGACCCGACGGTCGTCATCGGTTCCTCGACGGGCGGCCCGACCGTCGTCGAGCAGGTCCTCTCGGACCTGCCGCTGGCGGCGGACCTGCGAGTGCTGGTGATCCAGCACATGCCCAGCGGGTTCACCGGCCGGTTCGCCGAGCGACTGGACGCCCGCAGCGAGTACAGCGTCCGCGAGGCGGCCGACGGCGACCGCATCGGCGGCGGCGAGGCGCTGATCGCCGCGGGCGACTACCACATGGAAGTGACCGGCTACCGGCGGGGCCGCCTGCGGGTCGGGCTCACGCAGGACCCGCCGGTCAACAACGTCAGGCCCGCGGTCGACGTGACGATGGAGACGGCCGCCGAGCGGGTCACCGACCCCCTCGCCGGCGTCATCCTGACGGGGATGGGCGAGGACGGCGCGGTCGGCATCCGGGCCATCCACGAGGCCGGCGGCTACACGGTCGCACAGGACGAGGCCACGTCCGCGGTCTTCGGGATGCCCAAACGAGCCATCGAGACCGGCTGCGTCGACGGCGTGGCGCCGGTCAACGACGTGGCGGCGGCGATACTCGACGCATTCGAGGTGACCTAA
- a CDS encoding ABC transporter ATP-binding protein, with the protein MSAPLSGDGAEDVPDGRRSGEQPVLSVRNLQTVFRTDRETIRAVDGIDLDLYEGETVGLVGESGSGKSVTARSIMGLVEDPGEVLPGSSIRFKGEEITDYDTAQYQELRGSGIGMIFQDPLSSLNPVFTVGNQIREALKVNRGITGEAAREEAIDLLESVQIPDAARRLGEYPHEFSGGMRQRAVIAMMLACDPEVLICDEPTTALDVTIQAQILELLSDLQDERGLSILFITHDMGVIADITDRVNVMYAGEIVEKAPTEELFANPRHPYTEGLLEAIPGQHAGEERLRTIEGEVPTPNEAATHCRFAPRCPKAFEECEAVHPELVDVDESAADHTAACLLYPEHMTTGEAVAHHERLGEARDDGDGTTDSGGTDSSESSEDVAADGGDRR; encoded by the coding sequence ATGAGCGCTCCGCTCTCGGGCGACGGTGCCGAGGACGTACCGGACGGCCGGCGGAGCGGCGAACAGCCCGTCCTCTCGGTGCGGAACCTCCAGACGGTGTTCCGGACCGACCGCGAGACCATCCGGGCCGTCGACGGCATCGACCTGGACCTCTACGAGGGCGAGACCGTCGGCCTCGTCGGCGAGTCCGGCTCGGGCAAGTCCGTCACCGCCCGGTCGATCATGGGACTCGTCGAGGACCCCGGCGAGGTCCTCCCCGGGTCGTCGATCCGGTTCAAGGGCGAGGAGATCACCGACTACGACACGGCCCAGTACCAGGAACTGCGGGGCAGCGGCATCGGGATGATCTTCCAGGACCCGCTGTCCTCGCTGAACCCCGTGTTCACGGTCGGCAACCAGATCCGCGAGGCGCTGAAGGTCAACCGCGGGATCACCGGCGAGGCGGCCCGCGAGGAGGCGATCGACCTGCTCGAATCGGTCCAGATCCCCGACGCGGCCCGCCGGCTGGGGGAGTACCCCCACGAGTTCTCCGGCGGGATGCGCCAGCGGGCGGTCATCGCGATGATGCTCGCCTGCGACCCCGAAGTGTTGATCTGCGACGAGCCGACGACCGCGCTGGACGTGACCATCCAGGCCCAGATCCTCGAACTGCTCTCGGACCTGCAGGACGAGCGGGGCCTGTCGATACTGTTCATCACCCACGACATGGGCGTGATCGCCGACATCACCGACCGCGTGAACGTGATGTACGCCGGCGAGATCGTCGAGAAGGCGCCGACCGAGGAGCTGTTCGCGAACCCCCGACACCCCTACACGGAGGGGCTGCTGGAGGCGATCCCCGGCCAGCACGCCGGCGAGGAGCGCCTGCGGACCATCGAGGGCGAGGTGCCGACGCCGAACGAGGCGGCGACCCACTGTCGGTTCGCCCCGCGGTGTCCGAAGGCCTTCGAGGAGTGCGAGGCGGTTCACCCCGAACTCGTCGACGTCGACGAGAGCGCGGCCGACCACACCGCCGCCTGTCTGCTCTACCCCGAGCACATGACGACCGGCGAGGCCGTCGCACACCACGAGCGGCTCGGCGAGGCGCGCGACGACGGCGACGGGACGACGGACTCGGGCGGGACGGATTCGTCCGAGTCGAGCGAGGACGTCGCGGCCGACGGGGGTGACCGACGATGA
- a CDS encoding DUF7555 family protein, with protein MASKRLLVAEFVVWVLAVGGAVAGGTLVVGYLVGGTLVAAKYAVFLAGVALFGLGSFGIQPTPSYRERKRVTLESDRQTGFEARLQRVPPLRGERIPFDNRIGRDKKIFAASLVVLGVSLVMEFGLGIRP; from the coding sequence ATGGCGAGTAAGCGACTCCTGGTCGCGGAGTTCGTCGTCTGGGTGCTCGCCGTCGGGGGAGCCGTCGCCGGGGGCACCCTCGTCGTCGGCTACCTCGTCGGCGGGACGCTCGTCGCCGCGAAGTACGCCGTGTTCCTCGCCGGCGTCGCCCTGTTCGGGCTCGGGAGCTTCGGCATCCAGCCGACCCCATCCTACAGGGAGCGCAAGCGGGTGACCCTGGAGTCGGACCGCCAGACCGGTTTCGAAGCCCGTCTGCAACGGGTCCCGCCGCTGCGGGGCGAGCGGATCCCGTTCGACAACCGGATCGGTCGTGACAAGAAGATCTTCGCCGCCAGCCTGGTCGTCCTCGGCGTCTCGCTCGTCATGGAGTTCGGCCTCGGTATCCGGCCGTGA
- a CDS encoding chemotaxis protein CheW: protein MASGTQNAAPTATDGQVLEFSLGEETYCVSIDYVTEIVDAGEVTTVPNSPPHVRGVMDLRGRTTSIVDPKVVFGIDGDGAERRIIVFDPAIVDDQGAAGWLVDEVYQVVHVDGSEVDDSPSRDQDAIHGVVKRDDGFVIWVDPKAVHSG, encoded by the coding sequence ATGGCATCAGGTACTCAGAACGCGGCGCCGACGGCGACGGACGGACAGGTCCTGGAGTTCTCGCTGGGCGAAGAGACCTACTGCGTGAGCATCGACTACGTGACAGAGATCGTCGACGCCGGCGAGGTGACGACCGTTCCCAACTCGCCGCCGCACGTCCGGGGCGTGATGGACCTGCGCGGGCGCACGACATCGATCGTCGACCCGAAGGTCGTCTTCGGCATCGACGGCGACGGCGCCGAGCGGCGGATCATCGTCTTCGACCCGGCGATCGTCGACGACCAGGGCGCCGCCGGCTGGCTGGTCGACGAGGTGTACCAGGTCGTCCACGTCGACGGGTCGGAGGTCGACGACTCCCCCTCGCGGGACCAGGACGCCATCCACGGCGTCGTCAAGCGCGACGACGGGTTCGTCATCTGGGTCGACCCGAAGGCCGTCCACTCCGGGTAA
- a CDS encoding ABC transporter ATP-binding protein, with amino-acid sequence MTQPRGRTDAAAVGETLVEVDGLKKYYGGGGFLADPPVKAVDGVSFQIQRGETLGLVGESGCGKTTLGRTLVQLETATEGTVEFDGTDVTELSGQRLKQWRRNAQIVFQDPESSLNDRMTIGEIVREPLDVHEEGTPRERQEKVKDLLAQVGLQPEHYYRYPHQFSGGQRQRIGIARALALEPEFVVLDEPVSALDTSVQAKILNLLEDLQDEFDLTYLFIAHDLSAVRHICDRVAVMYLGKIMEIGDTEELYTDPANPYTHSLLSAIPEPDPTVEKDRITLPGTPPSPRDPPTGCQFTTRCPAKIHPEEYAHLDAETWNAIERFREVIRERTRIDLSIRDRIRRSAGAFHRFDDIDETVTDMFDDDTPDEVRSHVEQAAEYVKAGRPDQAREYMSEQFDGVCDTERPELYPVGDTDRLSYCHRHAEEYESVGSVLGRGSDGE; translated from the coding sequence ATGACCCAGCCCCGCGGCCGGACCGACGCCGCCGCGGTCGGCGAGACGCTCGTCGAGGTCGACGGGCTGAAGAAGTACTACGGCGGCGGGGGCTTCCTCGCGGACCCGCCGGTCAAGGCCGTCGACGGCGTGAGCTTCCAGATACAGCGCGGCGAGACGCTCGGGCTGGTCGGCGAGTCCGGCTGCGGGAAGACGACGCTCGGCCGGACGCTCGTGCAACTGGAGACGGCCACGGAGGGCACCGTCGAGTTCGACGGCACCGACGTGACCGAGCTGAGCGGCCAGCGGCTCAAACAGTGGCGCCGCAACGCCCAGATCGTCTTCCAGGACCCCGAATCGAGCCTCAACGACCGGATGACGATCGGCGAGATCGTCCGCGAGCCCCTCGACGTCCACGAAGAGGGGACGCCCCGCGAACGGCAGGAGAAAGTGAAGGACCTGCTCGCGCAGGTCGGGCTCCAGCCCGAACACTACTACCGCTACCCGCACCAGTTCTCCGGCGGGCAGCGCCAGCGCATCGGGATCGCCCGCGCGCTGGCGCTCGAACCGGAGTTCGTCGTCCTCGACGAGCCCGTGTCCGCGCTCGACACCTCCGTGCAGGCGAAGATCCTCAACCTGCTGGAGGACCTGCAGGACGAGTTCGACCTGACGTACCTGTTCATCGCCCACGACCTCTCTGCGGTCCGGCACATCTGCGACCGCGTCGCGGTGATGTACCTCGGGAAGATCATGGAGATCGGCGACACCGAGGAGCTGTACACCGACCCGGCCAACCCCTACACCCACTCGCTTCTGTCGGCGATCCCCGAACCGGACCCGACGGTCGAGAAAGACCGGATCACGCTACCGGGGACGCCGCCGAGCCCGCGGGACCCGCCGACGGGGTGTCAGTTCACCACCCGCTGTCCGGCCAAGATCCACCCCGAGGAGTACGCCCATCTCGACGCGGAGACGTGGAACGCCATCGAGCGGTTCCGGGAGGTGATCCGCGAGCGCACCCGGATCGACCTGTCGATCCGCGACCGGATCCGCCGGAGCGCCGGCGCCTTCCACCGGTTCGACGACATCGACGAGACCGTCACCGATATGTTCGACGACGACACCCCCGACGAGGTCCGGAGCCACGTCGAACAGGCCGCCGAGTACGTCAAGGCGGGTCGTCCGGACCAGGCCCGGGAGTACATGAGCGAGCAGTTCGACGGCGTCTGCGACACGGAACGGCCGGAGCTGTACCCGGTGGGCGACACCGACCGGCTGAGCTACTGTCACCGCCACGCCGAGGAGTACGAGAGCGTCGGGTCGGTGCTCGGCCGCGGGTCGGATGGCGAGTAA
- a CDS encoding DUF7529 family protein: protein MPHHADGPDDVDRKEIVADHSEELKTNWERALEDMQAMAEDREDQGYETLAIPAGDTTTLSPSMGEDDAWGLSHVVPNNYAEDFRERFETFTLDETGVYQLESGGFVFVVTECIDLDEEVVIFVAGSYDMRFSAGLVRTAVEREEMHTHVKTLDGTLLGTLDHDDPADFFPEPEQFYAYDITESDDPERLSD from the coding sequence ATGCCCCACCACGCCGACGGTCCCGACGACGTCGATCGGAAGGAGATCGTCGCCGACCACAGCGAGGAACTGAAGACCAACTGGGAGCGCGCGCTCGAAGACATGCAGGCGATGGCCGAAGACCGCGAGGACCAGGGCTACGAGACGCTGGCGATCCCAGCGGGCGACACGACGACGCTGTCGCCCTCGATGGGCGAGGACGACGCCTGGGGGCTCTCCCACGTGGTCCCGAACAACTACGCCGAGGACTTCCGGGAGCGCTTCGAGACGTTCACCCTCGACGAGACGGGCGTCTACCAGCTGGAGAGCGGCGGGTTCGTCTTCGTCGTGACCGAGTGCATCGACCTCGACGAGGAGGTCGTGATCTTCGTCGCCGGCTCGTACGACATGCGCTTCTCGGCCGGGCTCGTCCGCACCGCCGTCGAGCGCGAGGAGATGCACACCCACGTCAAGACCCTCGACGGGACGCTCCTCGGCACGCTCGACCACGACGACCCCGCCGACTTCTTCCCCGAACCCGAGCAGTTCTACGCCTACGACATCACCGAGAGCGACGACCCCGAGCGCCTCTCCGACTGA